The following proteins come from a genomic window of Aspergillus luchuensis IFO 4308 DNA, chromosome 3, nearly complete sequence:
- a CDS encoding sugar porter family MFS transporter (COG:G;~EggNog:ENOG410PVXD;~InterPro:IPR005829,IPR005828,IPR003663,IPR036259, IPR020846;~PFAM:PF00083,PF07690;~TransMembrane:12 (i35-58o87-107i114-133o139-161i173-192o204-225i306-328o340-363i370-395o401-421i442-463o469-490i);~go_component: GO:0016020 - membrane [Evidence IEA];~go_component: GO:0016021 - integral component of membrane [Evidence IEA];~go_function: GO:0022857 - transmembrane transporter activity [Evidence IEA];~go_process: GO:0055085 - transmembrane transport [Evidence IEA]): MHQKTKEDDTTVEHDERGVEALDMMPSYGPDGVRGLFSSGYVLGAACLASLGGFSFGYDQGVISVINVMPQFHAAIPQAESEFGKGFMTGMLLLGAFVGCIFMPYLADKVSRKWALTVVVIIFDIGAIIQTSAQSYGMLVAGRAIGGIGVGTLAMGAPLYISEISPPNLRGTLLVLESICLVSGSVIAYWITFGMRLVNSEASFRVPFGLQMVSATLVGIGIHFFPYSPRWLALVDRPEDCLKSLSRLRGLPLSDQKVQAEFNAIISEVRAQKLMEKQQRPGVTGIKREALIWMDLFKPQTWKRTAVGVGVGFFQQFSGVNAFIYYAPTLFTSIGQKGEMSLILSGVFNSLQLLTVLVCFFTIDKVGRRPLAILGGFLMGACYVVIAVLMALYGPNWANPSAGWACVAMAFLYILVYGNTYSPLGWALPSEVFPNVLRSKGVALSTCVNWLSNFIVGIVTPAMMANIGYGTYVFFAACCVLAGTWAFFLVPETTGRTLEEIDEVFGKVSKQAHSEITGETTSEVVREANRVDV, from the exons ATGCATCAAAAGACAAAAGAGGATGATACTACGGTGGAGCATGATGAGAGGGGTGTTGAAGCGCTGGATATGATGCCTTCATATGGACCGGATGGCGTCAGAGGGCTTTTCAGCTCGGGGTATGTTCTTGGAGCCGCCTGCCTTGCTTCTCTTGGGGGTTTCAGCTTTGGGTATGACCAAGGAGTTATATCAGTCATCAATGTCATGCCGCAATTTCATGCGGCTATCCCGCAGGCGGAGAGTGAATTTGGCAAAGGGTTCATGACAGGCATGCTGCTCCTGGGGGCATTTGTCGGTTGTATCTTCATGCCTTACCTTGCCGACAAGGTCTCCAGGAAGTGGGCCCTGACGGTGGTCGTTATTATTTTTGACATCGGGGCCATTATCCAGACCTCTGCCCAAAGTTACGGCATGCTGGTTGCTGGAAGAGCAATTGGTGGTATCGGGGTTGGTACACTGGCTATG GGCGCACCACTTTACATCTCAGAAATTTCACCACCAAACCTGCGAGGAACCCTATTAGTGCTCGAATCCATTTGCCTCGTGTCCGGGTCAGTCATAGCATATTGGATAACGTTCGGCATGAGATTAGTAAACAGTGAAGCTTCATTCCGTGTGCCCTTTGGCTTGCAGATGGTTAGCGCAACTCTTGTTGGAATCGGTATCCATTTCTTCCCATACTCACCACGGTGGCTGGCGCTCGTTGATCGGCCTGAGGATTGTCTCAAAAGTCTGAGTCGGCTGCGCGGCCTTCCATTGAGCGATCAGAAAGTCCAGGCTGAGTTCAACGCAATAATCAGTGAGGTTAGAGCCCAGAAACTCATGGAAAAGCAACAACGCCCGGGAGTGACTGGCATCAAGCGAGAGGCCCTGATATGGATGGATCTATTCAAGCCGCAGACCTGGAAAAGGACAGCAGTCGGCGTGGGTGTAGGATTTTTCCAACAATTCTCGGGTGTAAATGCCTTCATATACTACGCGCCGACGCTCTTCACTTCAATCGGCCAGAAGGGCGAGATGTCCTTGATTTTGTCGGGTGTATTCAATTCACTTCAGCTTCTCACTGTCCTAGTCTGTTTCTTCACCATCGACAAAGTTGGTCGGCGACCCCTGGCTATACTAGGAGGTTTCCTTATGGGAGCCTGCTATGTCGTCATTGCTGTACTAATGGCTCTTTATGGGCCCAATTGGGCTAACCCATCGGCTGGTTGGGCCTGTGTGGCGATGGCCTTCCTGTACATTCTTGTCTACGGGAATACATACTCACCTCTCGGCTGGGCCCTGCCCTCGGAGGTCTTCCCAAATGTACTCCGTTCTAAAGGGGTCGCGTTGTCAACTTGTGTCAATTGGCTGTCCAATTTCATTGTTGGAATCGTGACTCCGGCAATGATGGCTAATATTGGTTATGGCACATACGTTTTCTTTGCGGCATGCTGTGTTCTTGCAGGAACGTGGGCCTTTT
- a CDS encoding uncharacterized protein (COG:G;~EggNog:ENOG410PKM1;~InterPro:IPR015943,IPR019405;~PFAM:PF10282;~go_function: GO:0005515 - protein binding [Evidence IEA]) — protein MQYRLLLAGDRADFTTLEFDQKRGKLSILANYAAPFNASWVELSSSQRGLDQLVGLSEGNESGLLYTFEIDHLKKDYTITSQLPTLGAPGHFVKLHDNTALALGTYLGGSVALYPISRTDNGKILLQNVPRAEILPEFPYQSIGHGPNKARQQQCHVHQILEDSRGIIYAPDLGSDRVWILRRDGAQHLEVCGWLQCPPGTGARHAVLTPNETIMYVIGELSHTVIAFDVSAAPAEGIPPIGGFAPSIIPPEVHPDHQGMMDSAEISLHPSIPNVIYASNRWERHIAQREPYLRSVPRDLPPGDAIAIILLSEDGRKVNDIKHVRTGVDVIRGMRLSDDGRYAVVVGQEGGGVEVYEINGEKGDKWTLMAALKEGLENGIKHAIWL, from the exons ATGCAGTACAGACTTCTATTAGCAGGCGACAGAGCCGACTTCACCACGCTCGAATTCGAccagaagagaggaaagttGAGCATCCTTGCTAATTATGCAGCCCCCTTCAATGCTTCCTGGGTCGAGCTATCGTCATCGCAAAGGGGCCTGGATCAACTTGTCGGCCTATCCGAGGGGAACGAGTCGGGTCTTTTGTATACCTTCGAGATAGATCACCTGAAAAAGGATTACACAATTACCAGCCAGTTGCCAACTCTGGGAGCGCCTGGTCACT TCGTCAAGTTGCATGATAATACTGCACTAGCTCTTGGAACT TATCTGGGAGGATCTGTTGCCCTCTATCCCATTTCCAGAACAGACAATGGCAAGATACTGCTTCAAAATGTTCCGCGAGCGGAGATTCTACCGGAATTTCCCTATCAGTCGATTGGACACGGTCCTAACAAGGCCCGTCAGCAACAATGCCATGTGCATCAAATATTGGAAGACAGCCGAGGAATAATATACGCCCCGGATCTGGGATCTGATAGGGTTTGGATACTTCGGCGCGACGGCGCTCAGCATCTTGAAGTCTGCGGCTGGCTACAGTGCCCTCCCGGAACGGGCGCTCGACATGCCGTATTGACTCCCAATG AGACAATTATGTACGTTATTGGAGAGCTCTCGCACACTGTCATCGCCTTCGATGTATCAGCTGCCCCTGCAGAGGGCATACCCCCGATTGGTGGCTTCGCACCGAGTATAATCCCTCCGGAGGTTCACCCTGATCATCAAGGCATGATGGATTCTGCCGAAATCAGTCTTCATCCCTCCATTCCTAACGTTATATATGCCAGCAATCGCTGGGAGAGGCACATCGCGCAGCGTGAACCATACCTCCGCAGTGTGCCTCGCGATCTACCTCCAGGAGATGCGATCGCTATTATCCTGCTCTCCGAGGACGGCCGGAAGGTCAACGACATCAAGCACGTACGGACAGGCGTTGATGTCATCCGTGGCATGCGGCTCAGTGACGACGGCAGGTATGCCGTTGTAGTCGGACAAGAAGGGGGTGGCGTGGAGGTCTATGAAATCAACGGGGAAAAGGGGGACAAGTGGACTTTGATGGCTGCCCTGAAGGAGGGGCTAGAAAACGGGATAAAGCATGCCATTTGGTTGTAA
- a CDS encoding gluconokinase (COG:G;~EggNog:ENOG410PNMQ;~InterPro:IPR027417,IPR006001;~go_function: GO:0016301 - kinase activity [Evidence IEA];~go_process: GO:0005975 - carbohydrate metabolic process [Evidence IEA]), whose translation MRNGVPLADEDRWDWLIALGEATLQALSPSQRNNFHPPNSVIVSCSALKEKYREVMRIAAYGSSQIKIHFIYLKVSEVTLMQRVNLREGHYMKSNMVRSQLQVLEEPQKSEWDVTTITVEGSAEQVQRHVLSLVCSGITKGSQFV comes from the coding sequence ATGAGGAACGGAGTACCTCTTGCGGATGAAGATCGCTGGGACTGGCTTATTGCTCTGGGCGAGGCCACCCTTCAGGCCCTGTCCCCTAGCCAACGCAACAACTTTCATCCCCCAAACTCGGTGATCGTTTCCTGTTCCGCCTTGAAAGAGAAGTACCGCGAGGTCATGCGCATCGCTGCGTACGGCTCGTCGCAGATCAAAATCCACTTTATTTACCTTAAGGTAAGTGAGGTGACACTTATGCAACGTGTGAATCTGCGAGAGGGCCACTACATGAAGAGCAATATGGTGCGTTCCCAGCTGCAAGTCCTGGAGGAGCCACAGAAGAGCGAGTGGGATGTCACTACCATCACTGTTGAAGGATCAGCGGAGCAGGTGCAGCGCCATGTGTTGTCCCTTGTATGCTCGGGTATTACCAAAGGCAGCCAATTTGTTTGA